A window from Agrobacterium tumefaciens encodes these proteins:
- a CDS encoding ABC transporter permease: MTDLSQTEKPARRSLFSRMRDSDLYWSFSRSKSAKISALVLAILILAAIFAPWIAPQNPYDGASLDMWKAELPPIWQEGGEWPFLLGTDTQGRDMLSAILYGTRISIVIGVASVALSLVIGMTAGLIAGYFGGFADGLLMRIGDITLSIPTILVAILVSTVVRQMLPDSLREVGASAVLILAIALSAWVQYARTVRAQAIVETGKDYVQAAKLIGVPARRIMAAHILPNTLTPIMVAATLNFGMAILTEATLSFLGIGMPPSQPSLGTLIRIGNQFLFSGSWWIVLFPVFQLCLLVVTVNLLGDWLRDALNPKLR, encoded by the coding sequence ATGACAGACCTCTCACAAACGGAAAAACCCGCCCGCCGGTCGCTTTTCAGCCGCATGCGTGACAGCGATCTTTATTGGTCGTTCAGCCGTAGCAAATCGGCCAAGATCAGCGCGCTCGTCCTCGCAATATTGATCCTCGCGGCCATATTCGCGCCTTGGATCGCGCCCCAGAACCCTTATGATGGCGCATCGCTCGACATGTGGAAGGCCGAGCTGCCGCCGATCTGGCAGGAGGGCGGCGAGTGGCCGTTTCTGCTGGGAACGGATACGCAGGGACGCGACATGCTGTCCGCCATTCTCTATGGCACACGTATCTCCATCGTCATCGGTGTCGCCTCCGTGGCGCTCTCGCTGGTCATCGGCATGACGGCAGGTCTGATTGCCGGTTATTTCGGCGGTTTTGCCGATGGCCTGCTGATGCGCATCGGCGATATCACGCTGTCTATTCCGACCATTCTCGTCGCGATCCTCGTTTCCACCGTCGTGCGGCAGATGCTGCCCGACAGCCTGCGGGAGGTGGGGGCATCCGCCGTCCTCATTCTCGCCATCGCGCTTTCCGCCTGGGTGCAATATGCGCGCACGGTGCGCGCCCAGGCGATCGTGGAAACCGGCAAGGACTATGTGCAGGCGGCAAAGCTGATCGGCGTGCCCGCCCGCCGCATCATGGCGGCGCATATCCTGCCCAATACGCTGACGCCGATCATGGTCGCCGCCACACTCAATTTCGGCATGGCGATCCTCACGGAAGCAACTCTGTCCTTCCTCGGCATCGGTATGCCGCCCAGCCAGCCGTCGCTCGGGACATTGATCCGCATCGGCAACCAGTTCCTGTTCTCCGGCTCCTGGTGGATCGTGCTGTTCCCGGTTTTCCAACTCTGCCTGCTCGTCGTCACCGTCAACCTTCTGGGTGACTGGCTGCGCGATGCGCTCAATCCGAAACTGAGGTGA
- a CDS encoding ABC transporter substrate-binding protein: MSRIRSFVLAAMAAAAIAVPAHAETLRWGGRADLYSLDPYSVPSTSNLAFLNHIYEGLVRYGPDFQIEPALATEWKLIDGKAWRFTLRKGVKFHDGSDFTADDVVASFTRASDATSPLRGNIPVFAGVKKVDDYTVDLEVSAPTSLFLNDITNIFIFNAKWLKDNNSEKPTDFASKVDGYTTMHTNGTGPFKLESRVPDSKTVLVANEGWWDQKKHNLDRIEFVPIASAATRVAALLSGEIDLIDSAPIQDLPRLESSPNISVKKRTELRTLFIGFNRREKLEDGKPNPFNDLRVRQAFEASVDRDLINKKVMRGLARPSGSLIAPEIAGYAKSLDTFEPADPAKAQKLLADAGMKNLAFTYTCMNDESVNEEDICSGVANMLKRGGFQPTIDIAPRSVQSPKRNGGKADVFNLSWANEPTLDAFSMLSQILSTRKGAMGVSNYGGWSNPEIDKLVAQAAQEQDNTKRLALEEAALKIAKDETMLVPLHQQPIAWAMLAKVKSVDFRADNKPRHWLTQLDK; this comes from the coding sequence ATGTCCCGTATCAGAAGTTTTGTCCTGGCGGCCATGGCCGCCGCCGCCATTGCCGTTCCTGCCCATGCGGAGACTCTCCGCTGGGGCGGCCGCGCCGATCTCTATTCGCTGGACCCGTATTCGGTGCCATCCACGTCCAACCTCGCTTTTCTGAACCATATTTACGAGGGCCTCGTTCGCTACGGACCGGACTTCCAGATTGAGCCGGCACTTGCCACCGAGTGGAAACTTATCGACGGAAAAGCGTGGCGCTTCACCCTGCGCAAGGGTGTGAAATTCCATGATGGTTCAGATTTCACCGCCGACGATGTCGTGGCGTCCTTTACACGAGCTTCGGACGCGACATCGCCACTGCGCGGCAATATTCCTGTTTTTGCTGGCGTCAAAAAGGTGGATGATTACACCGTCGATCTGGAGGTCAGTGCTCCGACGTCGCTTTTCCTCAACGACATCACCAACATCTTCATCTTTAATGCCAAGTGGCTGAAAGATAACAACAGCGAGAAGCCTACCGACTTCGCGTCGAAGGTTGATGGCTACACCACCATGCACACCAACGGCACCGGCCCCTTCAAGCTGGAAAGCCGCGTTCCCGACAGCAAGACAGTTCTCGTGGCCAATGAAGGCTGGTGGGACCAGAAAAAACACAATCTCGACCGCATCGAATTCGTGCCGATCGCATCCGCGGCAACACGCGTCGCGGCACTGCTATCAGGTGAAATCGACCTCATCGATTCCGCCCCGATCCAGGATTTGCCGCGCCTTGAATCTTCGCCCAATATCTCGGTCAAGAAGCGCACCGAGCTTCGCACGCTTTTCATCGGCTTCAACCGCCGCGAAAAGCTGGAAGACGGCAAGCCGAACCCCTTCAACGATCTGCGTGTCCGCCAGGCCTTTGAAGCATCCGTGGATCGTGACCTGATCAACAAGAAAGTCATGCGTGGTCTCGCAAGACCGTCTGGCTCGCTGATTGCCCCGGAAATCGCGGGTTATGCCAAGTCGCTCGATACCTTTGAACCCGCCGATCCGGCCAAGGCGCAGAAGCTGCTTGCCGATGCCGGCATGAAGAACCTCGCCTTCACCTATACCTGCATGAATGATGAGAGCGTCAACGAAGAGGATATCTGCTCGGGCGTTGCCAACATGCTGAAGCGCGGCGGTTTCCAGCCGACCATCGACATCGCACCGCGTTCGGTACAGTCTCCCAAGCGCAATGGTGGCAAGGCTGACGTTTTCAACCTTAGCTGGGCGAACGAGCCAACGCTGGACGCTTTCTCGATGCTGTCGCAGATCCTCTCTACCCGCAAGGGTGCGATGGGCGTCTCCAATTATGGCGGCTGGTCCAACCCGGAAATTGACAAGCTTGTCGCGCAGGCAGCGCAGGAGCAGGACAATACGAAGCGTCTGGCGCTTGAAGAAGCCGCGCTGAAGATCGCCAAGGACGAGACCATGCTCGTGCCGTTGCATCAGCAACCCATTGCCTGGGCGATGCTGGCCAAGGTCAAGAGCGTCGACTTCCGTGCCGATAACAAGCCGCGTCATTGGCTGACCCAGCTCGACAAATAA
- a CDS encoding amidohydrolase family protein, with product MHDLLLRNVRPMAGEACDIMIRNGKITGFGKFDAEPGLPVEDGKGSIAVPGLIDAHTHLDKTTWGMPWHVNNRAAILRERIDFERENRVQIGIDPHRQSMRHAIGLAANGGTHIRSHVDIDPTHGLKLVEGIWETREKLKGIIDIEVVAFPQSGVMVMPGTVELLDEALKQGCEVLGGIDPCGIDRDPKGQLDILFQLATKHGVPIDIHLHEAADLGAFTMELIFERIRANGMQGNVAISHAFALGMNDYLRVGRLIDEIARLDVAILTTGAPSASVPSIMRLKEAGVSVGGGCDGIRDTWGPWGQPDMLDRAKIIGMKNGLRSDVELAHVLHVVSKGGADVMGLEDYGMEIGCAADFTLLTGETLAHAVVDIAPRPLVVKGGRVTARNGKAIVEAP from the coding sequence ATGCACGATCTTCTTCTGCGCAACGTACGGCCCATGGCGGGCGAAGCCTGCGACATCATGATCAGGAACGGCAAGATAACCGGTTTCGGAAAGTTCGACGCCGAACCCGGCCTCCCGGTCGAGGATGGAAAGGGTTCAATCGCCGTTCCCGGTCTCATTGATGCGCACACGCATCTGGACAAGACCACCTGGGGCATGCCCTGGCACGTCAACAACCGTGCCGCCATCCTGCGCGAGCGGATCGATTTCGAGCGGGAAAACCGCGTTCAGATCGGCATCGATCCGCATCGCCAGTCCATGCGCCATGCCATCGGGCTCGCGGCCAATGGCGGCACCCATATTCGCAGCCACGTCGATATCGACCCGACCCACGGGTTGAAACTGGTCGAAGGCATCTGGGAAACACGCGAGAAGCTCAAAGGCATCATCGACATCGAGGTCGTCGCCTTCCCTCAATCCGGCGTCATGGTCATGCCCGGCACGGTGGAACTTCTGGATGAAGCCCTCAAGCAGGGTTGCGAGGTACTTGGCGGCATCGATCCCTGCGGCATCGACCGCGATCCGAAGGGCCAGCTGGACATTCTTTTTCAACTGGCAACTAAACACGGCGTCCCGATCGATATCCATCTGCACGAAGCCGCCGACCTCGGCGCCTTCACCATGGAGCTGATCTTCGAGCGTATTCGGGCAAACGGCATGCAGGGCAATGTCGCCATCAGCCATGCCTTTGCACTCGGCATGAATGACTATCTGCGCGTCGGCAGGCTGATCGACGAGATCGCGCGGCTCGATGTTGCCATCCTGACCACGGGTGCGCCATCGGCAAGCGTGCCGTCGATCATGCGCCTCAAGGAAGCGGGCGTGAGCGTTGGCGGCGGCTGCGATGGTATCCGCGATACATGGGGTCCTTGGGGACAGCCGGACATGCTGGATCGGGCCAAGATCATCGGCATGAAAAACGGCCTGCGCTCGGATGTTGAACTTGCGCATGTGCTGCACGTCGTTTCCAAGGGTGGCGCCGATGTCATGGGCCTCGAAGATTATGGCATGGAGATCGGCTGTGCTGCCGACTTTACCCTGTTGACTGGCGAAACGCTGGCGCATGCCGTTGTCGATATCGCGCCGCGGCCGCTGGTGGTCAAAGGCGGCCGTGTGACCGCCAGAAACGGCAAAGCGATCGTGGAGGCGCCGTGA
- a CDS encoding ABC transporter ATP-binding protein produces the protein MVEMNQSVIDVRNLKVEFPGRRGTVTALSDISLSIRPGEILGVVGESGAGKSMTGLAIQGLLEKPGRIAEGEIWLGSRRIDQLDDRAMESIRGREIGAIFQDPLTSLNPLFTVGAQLVETIRQHLPLSKADARARAIQLLRDVGIPSPADRIDHYPHQFSGGMRQRVVIALALSASPKLIIADEPTTALDVSIQAQIISLLRRLCKEKQTAVMLVTHDMGVIAEAADRVAVLYAGRLIEVGPVEQVLHEPRHPYTQGLMASIPSLGARVERLNQIDGAMPRLDAIPPGCAFNPRCGFAGPRCLRDRPELETVGNGASACWLNAGGTA, from the coding sequence ATGGTTGAAATGAACCAATCGGTTATCGATGTCCGCAATCTCAAGGTCGAGTTTCCCGGTCGTCGCGGCACCGTTACTGCGCTGTCCGATATCAGTCTTTCGATCCGGCCCGGTGAAATTCTGGGTGTCGTCGGTGAATCCGGTGCCGGTAAGTCCATGACGGGCCTTGCCATACAGGGCCTGCTCGAAAAGCCCGGCCGCATTGCCGAGGGCGAAATCTGGCTCGGGTCGCGCCGTATCGATCAACTCGATGACCGGGCGATGGAAAGCATTCGCGGTCGTGAGATCGGGGCGATCTTTCAGGACCCGCTGACCTCGCTCAATCCGCTCTTCACGGTCGGTGCCCAGCTTGTCGAGACAATCCGCCAGCACCTGCCGCTGTCGAAGGCGGATGCGCGTGCACGCGCCATTCAGTTGCTTAGGGATGTCGGCATTCCGTCGCCTGCGGATCGTATCGATCATTATCCGCACCAGTTTTCCGGCGGCATGCGCCAGCGTGTCGTGATTGCGCTGGCCCTTTCTGCCTCGCCGAAGCTCATCATCGCCGATGAGCCGACGACCGCACTCGACGTCTCGATACAGGCGCAGATCATTTCCCTGCTGCGGCGGCTGTGCAAGGAAAAGCAGACGGCGGTCATGCTCGTCACCCACGATATGGGTGTCATCGCCGAGGCCGCCGACCGTGTCGCCGTGCTTTATGCCGGCCGGCTGATCGAGGTGGGGCCGGTCGAGCAGGTGCTGCACGAACCGCGCCACCCCTATACGCAGGGCCTGATGGCTTCCATCCCGTCGCTTGGCGCGCGGGTGGAGCGGCTTAACCAGATTGACGGGGCGATGCCGCGTCTCGATGCGATCCCGCCCGGATGCGCGTTTAATCCCCGCTGTGGTTTTGCGGGGCCTCGCTGTCTGCGGGACAGACCTGAACTCGAAACCGTCGGCAACGGCGCCAGTGCATGCTGGCTGAACGCAGGAGGCACAGCATGA
- a CDS encoding ABC transporter ATP-binding protein encodes MTQSTSHKPALTVKGLTKTFDVSAPLLNRIIERKPRQFVQAVNDIDFAVPAGGCLSIVGESGCGKSTVARLVTGLFRPSAGEFRFAAGGKGKPLSAQMIFQDPYASLNPRWRVKNIIAEPIRELKLRATKAETMERVEELLKTVGLSASDGEKFPHEFSGGQRQRISIARALASEPEFLVCDEPTSALDVSVQAQVLNLMRRLQDELGLTYLFISHDMSVVRHMSDRIAVMYLGRIVEEGDTEELFANPRHPYTRLLLQTIPNIKTPQRDREIVAGEVPSPLKPPSGCAFHPRCPLATAQCSTEVPKVKSLANGTRVACHLVEDDTQWAGERQRA; translated from the coding sequence ATGACACAATCAACATCCCATAAGCCGGCCTTGACGGTGAAAGGCCTGACGAAAACCTTCGACGTTTCGGCCCCGCTGCTCAATCGTATCATCGAGCGCAAACCCCGGCAGTTCGTGCAGGCTGTCAACGATATCGATTTCGCCGTTCCGGCCGGCGGCTGTCTCAGCATCGTCGGTGAAAGCGGCTGCGGCAAATCGACCGTCGCCCGACTCGTGACAGGACTTTTCCGACCAAGCGCCGGCGAGTTTCGTTTCGCGGCAGGTGGCAAGGGCAAACCGCTGTCAGCTCAGATGATCTTTCAGGATCCCTATGCCTCGCTCAATCCGCGCTGGCGGGTGAAGAACATCATCGCCGAACCGATCCGCGAACTGAAGCTGCGCGCGACGAAGGCGGAGACGATGGAGCGCGTGGAGGAGCTTCTCAAGACCGTGGGCCTTTCAGCCTCGGATGGCGAAAAATTTCCGCATGAATTTTCCGGCGGCCAACGCCAGCGCATCTCCATTGCCCGCGCATTGGCGAGCGAGCCGGAATTCCTCGTCTGCGACGAGCCGACATCGGCACTCGATGTGTCGGTGCAGGCGCAGGTGCTGAACTTGATGCGCCGGTTGCAGGACGAGCTCGGCCTTACCTATCTCTTCATCAGCCACGACATGAGTGTTGTCCGCCACATGTCGGACCGCATTGCGGTCATGTATCTCGGGCGGATCGTGGAGGAGGGCGATACCGAAGAGCTTTTCGCCAATCCGCGTCATCCCTATACCCGGCTGCTTCTCCAGACGATCCCCAATATCAAGACGCCGCAGCGGGACCGGGAGATTGTTGCGGGTGAAGTGCCGAGCCCCTTGAAGCCCCCTTCGGGATGCGCGTTTCATCCCCGCTGCCCGCTGGCGACGGCGCAATGTTCGACAGAGGTGCCGAAGGTGAAAAGCCTCGCCAACGGCACGCGTGTCGCCTGTCATCTGGTTGAAGATGATACGCAATGGGCGGGCGAACGACAGCGCGCCTGA
- a CDS encoding amidohydrolase family protein yields the protein MSDVLNSLRLGEMPEGRTLLTASWVVGHKDGSHRLLKNGEVVFENGEILFVGHGFPGEVARRIDFGNALVSPGLIDLDALSDLDTTILGIDHHPGWAKGRVWPRSYVEAGPYEMYSPEELAFQKRFAFGQLLLNGITTAAPIASLFYRAWGETVAEFEAAADAAGELGLRVYLSPAFRSGGMVLEEPGRMVPVFDEERGFQGLNDAVAFIEKQSGRHGDLVRGMLAPDRVETSTLALLERTDAAARELGCKFRLHMAQGVMEVDTVRKLHGSTAPVWLAKAGLLSERLIAPHATNATEEDLALYAENGVSIVHCPLVSSRGGSTLSSFSSCRKRGINIAMGTDTAPADMLMNLLVGLITCRINDGAPDQIRCADLFDAATLGGARALGRPDLGHLSSGARADIAVFDLDDAVMAPSVDPITTLVTGGSGKVTRAVFVDGRLSMRERQVAHIDMQRAREQAQAQFDRLIAKYPERSWANPPVSEIFPPSYPVEVAPHG from the coding sequence ATGAGCGATGTTCTCAACTCCCTGCGACTCGGCGAAATGCCGGAAGGCCGCACCTTGCTGACAGCCAGCTGGGTTGTCGGGCATAAAGACGGATCGCACCGGCTGCTCAAAAACGGTGAGGTTGTCTTCGAGAATGGCGAAATTCTCTTTGTCGGACACGGATTTCCGGGCGAGGTCGCCCGGCGTATCGATTTCGGCAATGCTCTCGTCAGTCCCGGTCTGATCGATCTCGATGCACTCTCCGATCTCGATACGACGATCCTCGGCATCGATCATCATCCGGGCTGGGCCAAGGGCCGTGTCTGGCCGCGCTCCTATGTCGAAGCCGGTCCTTACGAAATGTATTCTCCGGAAGAGCTTGCCTTCCAGAAGCGCTTCGCCTTCGGCCAGTTGCTCCTCAACGGCATCACCACCGCGGCGCCAATCGCATCGCTGTTTTATCGCGCGTGGGGGGAGACCGTGGCGGAATTCGAGGCGGCCGCCGATGCAGCCGGTGAACTTGGCCTTCGTGTTTATCTCAGCCCCGCCTTCCGCTCCGGCGGCATGGTGCTGGAAGAGCCGGGCCGCATGGTGCCGGTCTTTGATGAAGAGCGCGGTTTTCAGGGCCTGAATGATGCGGTCGCCTTCATCGAAAAACAGAGTGGAAGACACGGCGATCTGGTGCGGGGCATGCTTGCACCGGATCGGGTGGAAACCTCTACCCTGGCACTCTTAGAGCGTACCGACGCGGCCGCCCGCGAACTGGGCTGCAAGTTCCGTCTTCATATGGCGCAGGGCGTCATGGAGGTCGATACGGTTCGCAAGCTTCACGGTTCGACCGCGCCGGTCTGGCTCGCCAAAGCCGGGCTCCTCAGCGAAAGGCTGATCGCGCCGCACGCCACCAATGCCACGGAGGAAGATCTGGCGCTTTATGCGGAGAACGGCGTGTCGATCGTCCACTGTCCGCTGGTTTCGAGCCGTGGCGGCAGCACGCTCTCATCCTTCTCCTCCTGCCGCAAACGCGGCATCAACATCGCGATGGGAACGGATACGGCGCCGGCGGACATGTTGATGAACCTGCTCGTCGGTCTGATCACCTGTCGCATCAATGACGGTGCTCCGGACCAGATCCGCTGCGCCGATCTCTTCGATGCGGCGACGCTCGGCGGTGCGCGTGCACTAGGGCGGCCCGATCTCGGTCATCTTTCAAGCGGCGCAAGGGCTGACATCGCTGTCTTCGATCTCGACGATGCCGTCATGGCACCGAGCGTCGATCCGATCACGACGCTTGTGACCGGTGGCTCAGGCAAGGTCACAAGGGCCGTTTTTGTCGATGGCCGTCTTTCCATGCGCGAAAGACAGGTCGCGCATATCGACATGCAGCGTGCCCGTGAACAGGCGCAGGCGCAGTTCGACCGCCTGATTGCCAAATATCCCGAACGGAGCTGGGCCAATCCGCCCGTCTCCGAAATCTTCCCTCCGAGCTATCCGGTGGAGGTCGCCCCACATGGTTGA
- a CDS encoding ABC transporter permease, translated as MLVFIIKRLGNAVLVMLSVALIAFLIFRLAGDPVELMVGEQTSQEDRAALRERLGLNDSLPTQYLRFVKDAAQGNFGVSYRNGQQVLPLIAERFPATLELVLVATVISLVVGLPLGVLTAIRRGKWYTEGLQFLSIVGVSLPSFVVGILLILVFSVSLGWAPAFGRGDVVQLGWWSTGLLTSSGRAALILPAIALSLYQITLVMRLVRAEMLEVLRSDFVKFARARGIPRWRIYFRHALRNCLMPVVTLTTMNVGSLIAFALITETVFQWPGMGMLFIQAVTFLDIPVMAAYLCIISFIFVVLNTFVDIAYAVIDPRLRTAR; from the coding sequence ATGCTGGTTTTCATCATCAAGCGTCTGGGAAATGCCGTGCTGGTCATGCTTTCCGTCGCGCTTATCGCCTTTCTCATTTTTCGGCTGGCGGGTGATCCCGTCGAGCTGATGGTCGGCGAACAGACCTCGCAGGAGGACCGCGCTGCACTGCGTGAGCGGCTCGGTCTCAATGACAGCCTGCCGACGCAATATCTGCGATTTGTCAAAGATGCGGCACAGGGCAATTTCGGTGTTTCCTACCGCAATGGCCAGCAGGTGCTGCCGCTGATCGCGGAAAGGTTTCCCGCAACGCTTGAGCTGGTGCTGGTTGCCACTGTCATATCGCTGGTCGTCGGCCTGCCTCTTGGGGTTTTGACGGCGATCCGGCGCGGGAAATGGTATACGGAAGGTCTGCAATTCCTGTCGATCGTCGGCGTTTCCCTGCCAAGCTTCGTTGTCGGCATTCTTCTCATTCTGGTCTTTTCTGTTTCCCTCGGCTGGGCGCCCGCCTTTGGCCGCGGCGATGTCGTCCAGCTCGGCTGGTGGTCGACGGGGCTCTTGACGTCATCCGGACGCGCGGCCCTCATTCTTCCGGCCATTGCTCTTTCGCTGTACCAGATCACGCTGGTCATGCGTCTGGTGCGGGCGGAGATGCTTGAAGTTCTGCGGTCTGATTTCGTGAAATTTGCGCGGGCCCGCGGCATACCGCGCTGGCGGATCTATTTCCGTCATGCGCTGCGCAACTGTCTGATGCCGGTGGTGACCCTGACGACGATGAATGTCGGCTCGCTCATCGCCTTCGCGCTTATCACGGAAACGGTGTTTCAGTGGCCGGGCATGGGCATGCTGTTCATTCAGGCAGTCACCTTCCTCGATATTCCCGTCATGGCGGCCTATCTCTGCATTATCTCGTTCATCTTCGTTGTCCTCAACACGTTCGTCGATATCGCCTATGCGGTGATCGATCCGCGTCTGCGCACCGCGCGCTAA
- a CDS encoding flavin reductase family protein, giving the protein MEFDFSALEPQSRYRLLTNFIGPRPIALVTTRSEAGHNNAAPMSFFNVFSHDPPIVVLGIQPKLSGEEKDTMVNIRRTGEFVVNMVDMALSEQMLICGLGFDNEVDEMSMAKLTAMPCNKIDASYAAQSPCAFECRVERLIDYPRRTLVLGEVVHMHVHNECLDEEGRYVDADRYQPIARLHADNYITSDRQFVLKAPPITDFTAPDGK; this is encoded by the coding sequence ATGGAATTCGATTTCAGCGCGCTTGAGCCCCAGAGCCGCTACCGCCTTCTGACGAATTTTATCGGTCCGCGACCGATCGCGCTTGTGACGACCCGTTCGGAAGCGGGCCATAACAATGCAGCACCGATGAGCTTCTTCAACGTCTTTTCGCATGATCCGCCCATCGTCGTTCTCGGCATTCAGCCGAAGCTGAGCGGCGAGGAAAAGGATACGATGGTGAATATCCGACGCACTGGCGAGTTCGTCGTCAATATGGTGGATATGGCGCTGTCGGAGCAGATGCTCATCTGCGGTCTCGGCTTTGACAATGAAGTTGACGAAATGTCGATGGCCAAACTTACGGCCATGCCCTGCAACAAGATCGACGCGAGTTATGCGGCGCAATCACCGTGCGCCTTCGAGTGCCGAGTGGAGCGGCTGATCGATTACCCCCGCCGCACGCTGGTCCTAGGCGAAGTGGTGCATATGCATGTGCACAATGAGTGCCTTGATGAAGAGGGGCGGTATGTCGATGCCGATCGCTACCAGCCGATCGCCCGGCTTCACGCCGACAACTACATCACCTCGGACCGCCAGTTCGTTCTGAAGGCGCCACCAATCACCGATTTCACCGCGCCTGACGGCAAGTGA
- a CDS encoding GntR family transcriptional regulator, with product MSEQAGPSTQQIVEKVWLSIAERRLRPGVQLKEEQLATIFGVSRARIRQALSVLERDGLVTIVPNRGAFVSKPSVEEARDVFFVRRTVEQCVVERLCKSATKTDLKKLRDHVAKERVANTRNVTTDIIKLSGGFHLLLAETLGSDFLFTTMRDLISRSSLITAVYRNTDRFNCGPDEHAEIVDAIANNDPSRAIHLMTHHLEHVEAELDLSEIRDLSHDLRAALG from the coding sequence ATGAGCGAGCAGGCCGGCCCGTCCACGCAGCAGATTGTCGAGAAAGTATGGCTTTCGATTGCCGAGCGCCGGTTGCGTCCGGGCGTGCAGCTGAAAGAAGAGCAACTGGCGACAATTTTTGGCGTCAGCCGCGCACGAATCCGCCAGGCCTTGTCCGTTCTCGAGCGTGACGGGCTCGTCACCATCGTTCCCAATCGCGGCGCTTTCGTCTCCAAACCTTCGGTCGAGGAAGCCCGCGATGTCTTCTTCGTGCGTCGTACGGTCGAGCAATGCGTCGTCGAAAGACTGTGCAAGTCCGCCACCAAAACCGATCTGAAAAAGCTGCGCGACCATGTGGCCAAGGAGCGCGTTGCCAATACCAGGAACGTCACGACCGATATCATCAAGCTTTCCGGCGGGTTCCACCTTCTGCTGGCGGAAACGCTCGGTTCTGATTTCCTCTTTACCACCATGCGCGACCTCATTTCCCGCTCGTCGCTGATTACCGCCGTTTACCGTAACACGGATCGCTTCAATTGCGGCCCGGACGAACATGCCGAAATCGTCGATGCGATTGCCAACAACGATCCGTCGCGGGCCATCCACCTGATGACCCACCACCTCGAGCATGTGGAAGCGGAACTCGATCTCAGCGAAATCCGCGACCTTTCCCACGACCTTCGCGCCGCGCTCGGCTGA